In Terriglobales bacterium, one genomic interval encodes:
- a CDS encoding metallophosphoesterase: MRIAAIADLHFSPQSYDRIREAMQRVRDEADVLVLAGDLTNFGKPEEMESLLNALVRLRIPIVAVLGNHDYESGKQEELIKMMSTEGVKVLDGTAYERDGVGFAGTKGFPGGFGRGVLTAFGEPEVKAFVQASLDETMKLERALMQLRAEKRVAVVHYSPVVDTVRGEPEQIFPYLGSSRLAEVIDRHACNLVIHGHAHHGAPDGKTTAGIPVYNVALAINQAQTPPQVYRVFEL, from the coding sequence ATGCGCATCGCCGCCATCGCCGACCTGCACTTCTCCCCGCAAAGCTACGACCGCATCCGCGAGGCGATGCAGCGGGTGCGCGACGAGGCCGACGTCCTGGTGCTCGCCGGCGACCTCACCAACTTCGGCAAGCCGGAAGAGATGGAATCGCTGCTGAACGCGCTGGTGCGCTTGCGCATCCCGATCGTCGCGGTGCTCGGCAACCATGACTACGAATCCGGCAAGCAGGAAGAGCTGATCAAGATGATGTCGACGGAGGGCGTGAAGGTGCTGGACGGCACCGCCTACGAGCGCGACGGCGTCGGCTTCGCCGGAACCAAGGGCTTTCCCGGCGGATTCGGGCGCGGCGTGCTCACCGCCTTCGGCGAGCCGGAGGTGAAAGCCTTCGTGCAGGCATCGCTGGATGAGACGATGAAGCTGGAGCGCGCGCTCATGCAGTTGCGCGCCGAAAAGCGCGTCGCCGTGGTGCACTACTCGCCCGTGGTCGACACCGTGCGCGGGGAGCCCGAGCAGATCTTCCCGTACCTCGGCAGCTCGCGGCTGGCCGAGGTCATCGACCGCCACGCCTGCAACCTCGTCATCCACGGCCACGCGCATCACGGCGCGCCCGACGGCAAGACCACCGCCGGCATCCCGGTCTACAACGTGGCGCTCGCCATCAACCAGGCGCAGACGCCGCCGCAGGTCTACCGCGTCTTCGAGCTGTAG
- a CDS encoding nucleotidyltransferase: protein MPNGDKPLPVSTSVQPTLPPEQKACFCHVLELMNEQGFPYVVSGAFALQEHTGIFRDTKDLDLFCTAETASKALAFLRTQGFQIELTDPVWLGKAWREEFFVDFITGMSNGVIRVDDSWIARAYPEKVLGVPSRVLAPEELIASKVFVDFRERFDGADIVHVIFATKGKLDWQRLLTLLDGHTELLFWHLVLFHYVYPAHSQYVPHAVWDELIENFTRELSEPDRRARFRGALIDERMFAIDVQGWGLPDLLKEARAAKRERIRAPESEAA, encoded by the coding sequence ATGCCGAATGGCGACAAACCGCTGCCGGTCTCGACCTCGGTACAGCCCACGCTGCCGCCGGAGCAGAAAGCGTGTTTCTGTCACGTGCTCGAGCTGATGAACGAGCAGGGCTTCCCGTACGTGGTCTCGGGCGCATTCGCGCTGCAGGAGCACACCGGCATCTTCCGCGACACCAAGGACCTCGACCTGTTCTGCACAGCCGAGACCGCCAGCAAGGCGCTGGCGTTCCTGAGGACGCAAGGCTTCCAGATCGAGCTGACCGACCCGGTCTGGCTGGGCAAGGCGTGGCGCGAGGAGTTCTTCGTGGATTTCATCACCGGCATGTCGAACGGCGTAATCCGCGTGGACGACTCGTGGATCGCGCGCGCTTACCCGGAGAAAGTCCTGGGGGTGCCGTCACGGGTGCTCGCGCCCGAGGAGCTCATCGCCTCCAAGGTGTTCGTGGATTTCCGCGAGCGCTTCGATGGCGCCGACATCGTGCACGTCATCTTCGCGACCAAGGGCAAGCTCGACTGGCAGCGTCTGCTCACGCTGCTCGACGGCCACACCGAGCTGCTGTTCTGGCACCTGGTGCTCTTCCATTACGTCTACCCGGCGCACTCGCAGTACGTGCCGCACGCGGTGTGGGACGAGCTGATCGAGAACTTCACGCGCGAGCTCTCCGAGCCCGACAGGCGGGCGCGCTTCCGGGGCGCGCTCATCGACGAGCGCATGTTCGCCATCGACGTGCAAGGGTGGGGCCTGCCCGACCTGCTGAAGGAAGCGCGCGCGGCCAAGCGCGAGCGCATCCGCGCGCCGGAGTCGGAAGCCGCCTGA
- the xerC gene encoding tyrosine recombinase XerC, whose amino-acid sequence MKKLEKHIASFLRTLRAERNASPHTLRAYAKDLARFAAFAGEVDPAKVDHVAIRRFLSHLYDQNLSKTSVARTLAALRSFYRWLAREGEVEQNPAALVSTPRLPKKLPRVPTIEEMNAVLDAPMPERASFPERDRLIFELLYGCGIRNSELVGIRLDDIRWSNEAILIRGKGKKERFVPFGESAREALAAYLPKRQEALANKTTRALLVNRRGGPLTTRSVGRIVKAIAVAKGLPPDVHPHTLRHAFGTHMLEEGADLRAIQELLGHERLSTTQRYTQLSMKHVLAVYDKSHPRAK is encoded by the coding sequence ATGAAGAAGCTCGAGAAGCACATCGCGTCGTTCCTCCGCACGCTGCGCGCCGAGCGCAACGCCTCGCCGCACACGCTGCGCGCCTACGCGAAGGACCTGGCCCGTTTCGCGGCGTTCGCCGGCGAGGTGGACCCGGCCAAGGTGGACCACGTCGCCATCCGCCGCTTCCTTTCCCACCTCTACGACCAGAACCTGTCGAAGACCTCGGTCGCCCGCACCCTGGCCGCGCTGCGCTCGTTCTACCGCTGGCTGGCGCGCGAGGGCGAGGTGGAGCAGAACCCGGCGGCACTGGTCTCGACGCCGCGCCTGCCGAAGAAGCTGCCGCGCGTCCCGACCATCGAGGAGATGAACGCAGTGCTCGACGCGCCCATGCCCGAGCGCGCGAGCTTCCCGGAACGCGACCGCCTCATCTTCGAGCTGCTCTACGGCTGCGGCATCCGCAATTCGGAGCTGGTCGGCATCCGGCTCGACGACATCCGCTGGTCGAACGAAGCCATCCTCATCCGCGGCAAAGGGAAGAAGGAGCGCTTCGTGCCGTTCGGCGAGAGCGCGCGCGAGGCGCTCGCGGCGTACCTGCCGAAGCGCCAGGAAGCGCTCGCGAACAAGACGACCCGCGCCCTGCTGGTGAACCGGCGCGGCGGGCCGCTCACCACGCGCTCCGTCGGGCGCATCGTGAAGGCCATCGCGGTGGCGAAGGGCCTGCCCCCGGACGTGCATCCGCACACCCTGCGCCACGCCTTCGGCACGCACATGCTGGAAGAGGGCGCCGACTTGCGGGCCATCCAGGAGCTGCTCGGCCACGAGCGGCTCTCGACCACGCAGCGCTACACCCAGCTCTCCATGAAGCACGTGCTCGCGGTGTACGACAAGTCGCACCCGCGCGCGAAATAA
- the xerD gene encoding site-specific tyrosine recombinase XerD, which produces MADNGQTLASFLDYLKVEKGLAPLSVAAYRRDATQFADFLAKRRRTLLNAKRDDVRAFLDQLFSHQVDGRSIARKLSALRHLYKYLLLDRMIEHDPTLNLDSPKQWKVLPKSLARDEVTRMLEHPAPRAESKLAPALALRDHAMLEVFYAGALRVSEVTTVKLEDVKLDLGYLLVRGKGDKERIVPLGKAALDTVAEYLKEGRPKLAGEARSPYLFVARSGRPLTRQMVWKLVRAAGSAAGRKTSPHMLRHSAATHMVEGGADLRTVQTILGHADISTTQIYTHVALDRLKSVYTAHHPRARRHKVTE; this is translated from the coding sequence ATGGCGGACAACGGCCAGACCCTCGCCTCCTTCCTCGACTACCTGAAGGTCGAGAAGGGACTCGCGCCGCTCAGCGTGGCAGCCTATCGCCGCGACGCGACGCAGTTCGCCGACTTCCTGGCGAAGCGGCGTCGCACGCTGCTCAACGCGAAGCGCGACGACGTGCGCGCCTTCCTCGACCAGCTCTTCTCGCACCAGGTGGACGGGCGCTCCATCGCGCGCAAGCTTTCGGCGCTGCGCCACCTCTACAAGTACCTGCTGCTCGACCGCATGATCGAGCACGACCCCACCCTCAACCTCGACTCGCCCAAGCAGTGGAAGGTGCTGCCGAAGTCGCTGGCGCGCGACGAGGTCACGCGCATGCTCGAGCACCCCGCCCCGCGTGCTGAAAGCAAGCTCGCTCCCGCGCTCGCGCTGCGCGACCACGCCATGCTCGAAGTCTTCTACGCCGGCGCGCTGCGCGTCTCGGAGGTCACCACCGTCAAGCTCGAGGACGTGAAGCTCGACCTCGGCTACCTGCTCGTCCGCGGCAAGGGGGACAAGGAGCGCATCGTACCGCTGGGGAAGGCGGCGCTGGATACCGTCGCCGAATACTTGAAAGAAGGCCGCCCGAAGTTGGCGGGAGAAGCGCGGTCGCCGTACCTGTTCGTCGCGCGCAGTGGGCGGCCGCTGACGCGCCAGATGGTGTGGAAGCTGGTGCGCGCGGCGGGCAGCGCTGCCGGCCGCAAGACTTCGCCGCACATGCTGCGGCACTCCGCCGCGACGCACATGGTGGAAGGCGGCGCCGACCTGCGCACTGTGCAGACCATCCTCGGCCACGCCGACATCTCGACCACGCAGATCTACACGCACGTCGCGCTCGACCGCCTGAAGTCGGTCTACACCGCGCATCATCCCCGCGCGCGCAGGCACAAGGTCACGGAATGA
- the ligD gene encoding non-homologous end-joining DNA ligase, with the protein MASQKQTVEIQGKHLSLSNLDKVLYPAVGFTKGQVIDYYARIAPVALPHLKDRPLTLKRYPEGVDGFHFYEKNAPKHRPEWVQTAKIWSPGNNRWIHYVLAQDLATLVWTSNLADLELHTSLSKFPEMQRPTCIAFDLDPGPPANIVQCCEVALWVRGIFERFGMKAFPKTSGSKGMQVYIPLNTAVTYAETKPFAHAMARLMEAVHPDKVVSDMKKSLRTNKVLVDWSQNDDYKTTVNVYSLRAKERPTVSTPITWDEVEKCLKKKDAELLVFTSDDVLKRVEKLGDLFEPVLKLKQKLPSLERLEKLRQELVGEEPNLARSRKPPAPTAANKARAAMMSRKRKAK; encoded by the coding sequence GTGGCCAGCCAGAAACAGACCGTCGAGATCCAGGGCAAGCACCTCTCGTTGTCGAACCTCGACAAGGTGCTGTATCCCGCGGTCGGCTTCACCAAGGGCCAGGTGATCGACTACTACGCGCGCATTGCGCCTGTCGCGCTGCCGCACCTCAAGGACCGCCCGCTCACGCTCAAGCGCTACCCCGAAGGCGTCGACGGCTTCCACTTCTACGAAAAGAACGCGCCCAAGCACCGGCCCGAGTGGGTGCAGACCGCGAAGATCTGGAGCCCGGGGAACAACCGCTGGATCCACTACGTGCTCGCGCAGGACCTGGCAACGCTGGTCTGGACATCGAACCTCGCCGACCTCGAGCTCCACACCTCGCTCTCGAAGTTCCCGGAGATGCAGCGCCCCACCTGCATCGCCTTCGACCTCGACCCCGGCCCGCCCGCGAACATCGTCCAATGCTGCGAGGTCGCGCTCTGGGTGCGCGGCATCTTCGAGCGCTTCGGCATGAAGGCGTTCCCGAAGACTTCGGGCTCGAAGGGGATGCAGGTGTACATCCCGCTGAACACGGCGGTCACGTACGCCGAGACCAAGCCGTTCGCGCACGCCATGGCGCGGCTGATGGAGGCGGTGCATCCCGACAAGGTCGTCAGCGACATGAAGAAGTCGCTGCGCACGAACAAGGTCCTGGTGGACTGGAGCCAGAACGACGACTACAAGACCACCGTCAACGTCTACTCGCTGCGCGCGAAGGAGCGGCCCACCGTCTCGACCCCCATCACCTGGGACGAGGTCGAGAAGTGTCTGAAGAAGAAAGATGCGGAGCTGCTGGTCTTCACCTCCGACGACGTGCTGAAGCGCGTCGAGAAGCTCGGCGACCTGTTCGAGCCGGTGCTCAAGCTGAAGCAGAAGCTGCCCTCGCTGGAGAGGCTGGAAAAACTGCGGCAGGAGCTGGTGGGCGAAGAGCCCAACCTCGCCCGCAGCCGCAAGCCGCCCGCCCCGACCGCCGCCAACAAGGCGCGCGCGGCGATGATGTCCAGGAAGCGCAAAGCCAAGTAG
- a CDS encoding bleomycin resistance family protein: protein MKVESLVPILNVSDIAATFAWFEKWGWKKLWNWGAPPNFGAVGADKCEIFLCRGYQGGRGRGANKATFGPEGDEAADKGVWMSVFVDDVDAVHQHCLAQGLEITFPPTTMPWNVREMHVRHPDGHVFRVGTGVACE from the coding sequence ATGAAAGTAGAGAGCCTCGTCCCGATCCTCAACGTCTCCGACATCGCCGCCACCTTCGCCTGGTTCGAGAAGTGGGGCTGGAAGAAACTCTGGAACTGGGGAGCGCCGCCGAACTTCGGCGCGGTCGGTGCGGATAAGTGCGAGATCTTCCTCTGCCGGGGCTACCAGGGCGGTCGCGGGCGCGGCGCCAACAAAGCCACCTTCGGTCCCGAGGGCGATGAAGCCGCGGACAAAGGCGTGTGGATGTCGGTGTTCGTCGACGACGTGGACGCGGTGCACCAGCACTGCCTGGCGCAGGGACTCGAGATCACCTTCCCGCCCACCACCATGCCGTGGAACGTCCGCGAGATGCACGTGCGCCACCCCGACGGGCACGTCTTCCGCGTGGGCACCGGCGTGGCGTGCGAGTAG
- a CDS encoding DUF72 domain-containing protein: protein MIYAGTSGWAYPSWKPAFYPPKTPSKKFLEYYATRLNTVEVNYTFRRYLTEKLATSWLAATPAHFRFTFKAPQEITHVKRLRDAEEKTRAFLGSLQLFCEAGKFGVVLFQLPPFLKADPELLGGFLPLLPKATMRFAFEFRHASWFQERIYGMLREANVALCIAESEKLEVPEVATADYVYYRMRKGEYTSAEREKIRKRVSAHPGDVYVYYKHEDDPAGTMYAEELLKSDC, encoded by the coding sequence ATGATCTACGCGGGCACATCGGGCTGGGCGTATCCGTCGTGGAAGCCGGCGTTCTATCCGCCCAAGACGCCCTCGAAGAAGTTCCTCGAGTACTACGCCACGCGGCTGAACACCGTCGAGGTGAACTACACCTTCCGGCGCTACCTGACCGAAAAGCTGGCGACCTCGTGGCTGGCGGCCACGCCCGCGCACTTCCGCTTCACCTTTAAAGCGCCGCAGGAGATCACGCACGTCAAGCGCCTGCGCGACGCGGAGGAGAAGACGCGTGCCTTCCTCGGCTCGCTGCAGCTGTTCTGCGAGGCAGGGAAGTTCGGCGTCGTGCTTTTCCAGCTGCCGCCGTTCTTGAAAGCCGACCCCGAGCTGCTGGGCGGGTTCCTGCCGCTGCTGCCCAAGGCGACCATGCGCTTCGCGTTCGAGTTCCGCCACGCCTCGTGGTTCCAGGAGCGCATCTACGGGATGCTGCGCGAGGCCAACGTCGCGCTCTGCATCGCCGAGAGCGAGAAGCTCGAGGTGCCGGAGGTCGCGACCGCAGACTACGTCTACTACCGAATGCGCAAGGGCGAGTACACCTCGGCGGAGCGCGAGAAGATCCGCAAACGCGTCAGCGCGCATCCCGGCGACGTCTACGTCTATTACAAGCACGAGGACGACCCGGCCGGCACGATGTACGCGGAAGAACTTTTGAAGTCAGATTGCTGA